A stretch of the Lineus longissimus chromosome 10, tnLinLong1.2, whole genome shotgun sequence genome encodes the following:
- the LOC135494257 gene encoding uncharacterized protein LOC135494257 isoform X1, which yields MASQAQDVTSTCLICFETRPLKIVANCKHSFCTECLSTVLDSLESGSEVFACPSCKVECPRPWDGVNGMVDFTGNMVDAVDTDTERAVVPEEDEKERQEQETIENAAGDVICDLCDYRQKKVPAVNICSECDNLNICKDCSHAHGMNKATKKHILTSLLSKRQGKVPLCKMHHKLLIRFCLTCKEPVCKICVLLDHGDHDSERLAETIWSKAEEVRVILEAHGVQRKDLQQLQKELTLLNTKAPLVDKRAILIKEIEDHAQMCIDQIITWKEHLKKQVQVDYKLIQHIPVGLERVSKMVQKLDRSIDMAAHLLSEIEEHPVYLEKLLSVSVQQELQAIPQTEHGTEEKKYQNRLSKLNSDNYFFCPKTVQPSYGNIEKTPEMTGFEPKEIFRHEMQVVSEDMGIPCVAVLSQKYYAVAHPVKPDQPAEAIDIYEFPGTLKNTLRDHVPPLYDMSADPDGKIAVLSDGTGGETSSVKLFDPETGYISSTRDIHLTKPRSLGVTLQNEYVILSQQSVEKPATDNAVDKDGVAEIPVIDDEANGPITTVDKDRDAEKLATACADDDDEDDDDDEDDEDFQLQMTIVDKDGVVKHNHPLTDQGVDDAKFCTRITCGGKFIFVNGYYNVSVYEIQDTGLQRITTCPPKGSAMGTAMDISATMWDNLFLIDFIGAEGETIECVYLNRLQDKENKLEWKELDCKRAHENVRGADNEARVSTRDGHIVVMSHGQTIKVFKC from the coding sequence ACAGCTTCTGCACGGAATGCCTGTCAACTGTCCTTGATAGCCTTGAAAGTGGAAGTGAGGTGTTCGCCTGTCCGTCTTGTAAAGTTGAGTGTCCACGACCTTGGGATGGTGTGAATGGAATGGTGGATTTCACAGGGAATATGGTAGATGCGGTAGACACCGACACGGAACGTGCGGTTGTACCTGAGGAAGATGAAAAAGAACGCCAAGAACAAGAAACGATTGAGAATGCCGCAGGTGATGTCATATGTGATCTTTGTGATTACAGGCAGAAGAAAGTGCCAGCAGTCAATATCTGTTCAGAGTGTGACAATCTGAACATCTGCAAAGACTGCTCTCATGCCCATGGTATGAATAAGGCCACCAAAAAACATATCTTGACATCATTACTGTCGAAAAGGCAAGGTAAAGTACCTTTGTGCAAAATGCACCACAAACTACTCATTCGTTTTTGTCTAACCTGCAAGGAACCAGTGTGTAAGATTTGTGTCTTGCTTGATCATGGTGATCATGACAGTGAACGACTTGCAGAAACCATCTGGTCAAAGGCAGAGGAGGTCAGGGTCATTCTGGAAGCGCACGGGGTACAGAGGAAAGACTTGCAACAACTTCAGAAGGAGTTAACTCTGCTGAACACCAAGGCACCATTGGTTGACAAGCGGGCCATCCTGATCAAAGAAATCGAGGACCACGCACAGATGTGCATTGACCAGATCATCACATGGAAAGAGCACTTGAAGAAACAAGTCCAAGTTGATTACAAACTTATCCAGCACATTCCTGTTGGTTTGGAGAGGGTCTCAAAGATGGTTCAGAAGCTGGACAGGTCGATCGACATGGCAGCTCACTTGCTATCAGAGATCGAGGAGCACCCTGTGTACCTTGAAAAACTACTATCAGTCTCAGTCCAACAAGAATTGCAAGCCATTCCGCAGACAGAACATGGCACTGAGGAAAAGAAATATCAGAATCGGCTCTCGAAATTAAACTCAGATAACTACTTCTTCTGCCCAAAGACTGTCCAGCCTAGTTATGGAAATATAGAGAAAACTCCGGAGATGACTGGTTTTGAACCAAAGGAAATCTTCCGTCATGAAATGCAGGTCGTTTCAGAGGACATGGGCATTCCATGTGTTGCTGTCCTTAGCCAAAAGTATTATGCTGTCGCTCATCCAGTAAAACCTGACCAACCAGCAGAGGCAATTGACATCTACGAGTTTCCAGGGACACTGAAAAATACACTTAGAGATCACGTCCCTCCGCTGTATGATATGTCTGCCGACCCTGATGGTAAAATTGCTGTCCTCTCTGATGGTACAGGGGGTGAAACCTCCAGTGTCAAGTTGTTTGATCCTGAGACTGGCTACATCAGCTCCACACGGGACATCCATCTTACTAAACCTCGGTCACTCGGAGTTACCTTGCAGAATGAGTATGTTATCCTTAGTCAACAGTCAGTAGAAAAACCTGCAACTGATAATGCTGTAGATAAAGATGGGGTCGCTGAAATACCTGTGATTGATGATGAGGCAAATGGACCGATCACCACTGTGGATAAAGATAGGGATGCAGAAAAACTTGCAACTGCatgtgctgatgatgatgacgaagatgacgatgatgacgaagatgacGAAGATTTTCAGTTGCAGATGACCATTGTGGATAAAGATGGAGTTGTGAAACATAACCATCCTCTGACTGATCAAGGGGTtgatgatgccaaattttgCACCAGGATAACTTGTGGTGGGAAGTTCATCTTTGTAAATGGATACTATAACGTTTCTGTCTATGAGATACAGGACACCGGACTACAGAGAATAACAACTTGTCCTCCAAAAGGCAGTGCCATGGGAACTGCGATGGACATATCAGCAACAATGTGGGACAATCTCTTTCTAATTGATTTTATTGGTGCAGAAGGGGAAACAATTGAATGTGTTTATCTGAATCGTCTCcaggataaagaaaacaaattgGAATGGAAAGAGTTGGATTGTAAGAGAGCACACGAGAACGTTAGAGGAGCAGACAATGAAGCCAGGGTTTCCACAAGAGATGGTCACATAGTTGTCATGTCACACGGTCAGACAATTAAAGTGTTCAAGTGCTGA